Genomic segment of Limnochordia bacterium:
AAATTCACATTAATCACCGGGATACTGCCATCATCTCCCATTTACTTTGACGGTATACCTCATTTGGGGCAGTCAACAAACTGGAAAATACCTTCTGTTTCGGAGGCTTGCCTGATTCGGGTTCAAGCAGGTTAAAGAACTATCCCGGGTCAACGGACGAGAAAACGTCAGTCTGCTCATTAATAAGGAAGCTCGGGCAAACACAGTGGATGTCGCTCGCAAGGTGCAGGAAGCCGTCGCCTCCTTACAGGATATGTATGCTGGCCAATGCCAGCTATCCATCGTCACGGATAACTCGGTATTCATAGAAATGTCCGTAGATACCGTTACCTCCAATGCAGTGGTTGGAGGCATTTTGGCGGTATTGGTGTTATTGCTTTTCTTAAGGAACATCGGTACCACCTTGATCATTTCTGTGGCAATCCCCATATCCATTATTGCGACATTTACCCTTATCTACTTTAATAACATGACCTTAAACTTAATGTCCTTAGGGGGGTTGGCCCTGGGAATCGGTATGCTAGTGGATAATGCCATTGTAGTCATTGAAAATATCTACCGTCACGTCAGTGAAGATAGTACCCCAAGGGTCGCTGCAGTCAAGGGAACAGAGCAAGTATCCATGGCAATTACCGCATCAACCCTGACAACTTTGGCTGTCTTTTTGCCTGTGGTATTTATTAAGGGAATTGCCTCTGAGATCTTCACCGACTTGTCCCTAACGATCACCTTCTCCTTGGCCTCATCACTATTAGTGTCGTTAACCTTAGTTCCCATGTTGGCCTCACGGCTCCTAAGAGCAACACCACACACAGACAAAGCTGGAGGTTTCTGGTCAACTATTACAGGTTTTCTACCCCGGGTAATTAAGGTAGGCTCTGAGAAATATGCAAGATCCCTGGAGCGTCTACTGAAGAGACGCTGGATGGTAGTTAGTGTCGCGGTTGTCCTTCTTTTGGTGAGTCTTGGCGTCTTTCGAACCATTGGCCGGGAATTCTTGCCTCAGATGGATGAGGGGACAGTCCTGCTTCAAATACAAATGCCCAAAGGTACCACCCTAGAGGAGACTAATCTGGTTGTGATGGAATTAGAGAGGGATCTTATGAACCTTGAGTACATCACCACTGTATTCGCCCAGGTTGGCTCCAACGTTGGGGGAGACAATGCAAAGATATCAGCACAGCTGGTTCCCCATGACAAACGAAAGATCACCACAGCCATGGCTATGGAAGATATCCGCTTGATTGCCAAGGACTATCCCCAAGCTGAGATTACGGTTGCCGGGGTGCCGGTCTTTGGGGATATGGGAATCGGGGAGACTCCCTTCAAGGTGAATCTCCAGGGAGATGATCTCGATCAGTTGGAGGATTATGCCTTAGTCCTTGCCGAGCACTTGCAAGAGATTCGAGGTCTAAGGGACATCAGGACCAGTATTGAGGAGCCACGAATTGAGGCCCAGGTACAGGTAAAGCGGGATAAAGCTTCTACCTATGGCCTATCGATCTATCAGATTGCGGCCTCGATCCGAACAGCAATCCATGGTCAAGTTGCAACCCGCTACCGGTCCGATGGAAGGGAAATCGATGTCCTGGTGAAGCTGGAAGATCAGCCTGAATTGGGGCTCGGGGCAATTGGGGATGTTCCCATTTCCACACCTTTGGGTACCACAGTCTTACTTAAGGAAGTTGCAGACATGAACATGGTTGAAAGCGTCGATAGGATTGATCGTCAGGATCAAAGTAGACAGATTTCCGTACAGGCTCAAGTTGCCAATCGCAGTCTTAGCAACATTGTCGCCGAGGCAGAGAAGATTATCGCCGAACTGGAGTTACCCAACGAAATAGACGTAGTCTTTGGCGGAGACACCCAATGGATGAATGAGGCCCTTGGGGATCTGGCGAAATCCTTGGTTTTGGCAGTATGCCTGGTATACATGATTATTGCCTCCCAATTTGAATCACTATGGCAGCCTTTGGTTATCCTCTTAAGCATTCCCTTTGCCTTTGTAGGGGTGGCATGGGCCCTGTTCTTAACAGGAAAAACGATCAACATATCGTCAATGATCGGTGTAATCTTGCTGGCGGGTATCGTAGTCAACAACGGGATTGTCTTGATCGACTATATCAACCAGTTGCGCCAAGAGGGGCATACAAGGGAGGCTGCTGTAATCCTAGCAGGGAAAACAAGGTTACGTCCGATTCTTATGACTACGTTAACTACGGTCCTTGGGCTTCTGCCCTTGGCAGTAAAAACCGGTGCCGGGGGCGAATTGGAGTCACCCATGGCGATTGTAGCAATCGGGGGACTTACTGTGTCGACCCTGTTAACACTCTTCCTGATTCCAACAATGTATACGATCATGGACGATTTCGTTCATAATCTAGTGGGACTTTTCCCCACTAGAAACAAGGAAACAATTAGCAAGGAGGTCCACTCATGAACAAACGTATCTTAGTCATATCTGCCACTTTGATCTTTTTGCTGGGTTCATCCCTGGGTTTCGCCAAAGAAGAGCATGTTACCCTGGAGAAAGCAACAGCCGTCGCCTTGGAAAACAGTCTTTCATTAATCGCTGCCCAACTGGAGCTGGACGATGCAAGGTTAGCGTTGGATCAGGCCCGAGCAGAGAATCTGGTAAAACCGAACCCGGCCAATCTGATCCAGGCCGAGTATAATTACGACATCGCGCGACGAAAACTGTTGATGACTGAGTTTGAAGTAGCTATGGAAGTAAAACAAGACTATTACACTGTCCTTAAGGCGCAGGATATGGTTGAGCTGACTACGAAAGCCCTAGAGCTTAGCGAACGACAACTAACCGTTGCCAAAAGTAAGTTCGCGGCCGGAACGGGAACCCAAAGTGAAGTAATCAACAGCGTCGGGGCCGTGGCAAAGTCGAAAGCCAATCTCGCCGAAGCAGAGGGAGGTTACCAACTGGCTTTACTCAAATTCCGTCAAACACTGGGTGTATCGTTGGATGCCGTGTATCTCCCTGGGGCTTTGCCTACCACGGAATTTGAAGCATATTTGCCTAATCTGGAACGGGATTTGGACTTTGCCCTGAACAATCGTGTCGAGGTTATCCAGGTAAACGCAGGTATCCTGGCTGCCCAAACCCAAATCGAAGCCTTTACTAATGACTACACCCCTGAACTAGCCCTACGAAGGGCAACCGTGGCCCTAAGAACCACCGAAAACATGGCCAAGCAGCTACGATATGGAATCACCCTAGAGCTGCGTCAAAACTATATCAATCTACAGACAGCTCAGCGGAAGTTGGAGGCAGAACAAGAAAGCGTCAAGGAAGCAAAGGAAAACCAACGCATCGCCCAAAGACTCCTGGAAGCAAACATGGCCACCCATGATCAGGTCCTCGCCAGTGAAGTAGGTCTACTACAGGCAACGATTAACGCCCGTCATGCTCTTTATGATTACGACCTTGGTGTTCTGAAGTACCAAAAGGCAGCAGCATATCCGCTTAAGACCCTCACTGACCAGGAAAAGGAGCACTAGTCTACTTAAGCCACATGCGTTACAAAAGAGGGGAGGAAGCAGGTTACATTACCGTAACCCTGTGCCAATAATGAGAAGAAAAACAACGAATCTGTGCTTGATTGTCTTACTGTGCACCATCGTACAAATTGCTCAGGCCAGTGAGCATCCCCTTTGCTTAGGGGATGCCATTGATCTTGTGCTCACAAACCACCCGAGCATCAAAGAGAAGAATGCAGATGTTGCCCAGATGACCACAGTGATTGAGCAAATCGAAGCAGGTCTTGGTTGGCGGGTTGATGCCAATGCTGATGTGGCTGCAGAAAAAGCTTCTAAGCTGGTGCAGTTACCATATAAGGTAAACAATGAGGAATCTGTACCGGAACAAGTAAACACCTATATAGGCACTGTAGCCATCAGCCGCAGCCTTTTTCCTTCACCTGCCACAAAGGCACAAAGTACGCAAGCCCAACTGGGTAAAGAAGGAGCCCTGTGGCAGTTGAGGTTAACCCAAAGCAACCTCATCGTCGATGTTGTGCAATCATACTACAATGTCTTCCGGGCCAAGGATGCCTTAGTCCTTACGCAACAGGCCTTAAGTAATGCAAAGACGGCAGTACAGGTAGCCGAAGACAAACGAAAAGCAAAAACAGCCACAGAACGAGACGTCCTGCTGGCTAAAACCGAGTATCTCGAATGTCAGGCTGGGGTAACCGCCGCCGAACATGCGTTGGATCTGGCGCTGCGGCAGTTCACCAGTCTCATTGGAAAACCCGGTCTGACACTAGCGGACATCAAGTCACCTGGGATATCCATCGAAGCTGCAAAAGATCCGTCTCCGTGGCAATGGACATTAGATCGAGCTATTGAAGCAGCATTGAAGCACCGTCCTGAGATCAATCTTGCCAAAATCGCAATATCCGCTAAGGAACAGGATCTGCTCAACGCCAAAGCGCAAAGCAGACCCACGGCGAACCTAGCGGCGTCATACCAGTGGGGAGAGCAAAAGCAGCAGGTAACATCCAGCATTGATTCCAGCGGCCGCTTTATAACAGCACTATCCAAATGGGATACAAATCTGCCCCCCCTAGAGCCTAGGGAATTGACCGACGACGAATGGAGCAAAATTGAGGAATCCTGGGAAGAACTCTTTGGACCAGATTTTGAATGGCAGCCCAATCGAGAACAGATCAACCGGCTCATGAATGCGGGCATGGAAGAGATCCAACCCACTGAAGACAACTGGAACATTGCCTTCAAGATCAATTTGAACATCTTCGACTCAGGACTGGTAAGAAAAGGTGTGGAAAAGGCCCAGCAGGAAAAGGAAAAGGCAAAGGCTAACTATGAACTAATCGCCCAATTAATCGAGCTTGAAGTTTCAGCTAGCTACAACGACCTTTTACAAGCGCATAATAGAATTCAGACTGTCTCTTCTCAACTACACCAGGCCCAAGCATTGTATGAAGACTCTTTGGCGACAAAGGCATACAGTGCCTTGACACCGCTAGAGGAAAAGCGTCTGGAAACACTGGTACTGAGCGAGGAAAATGCTCTGAAACAAGCCTATTATGATCACGAGATAGCTAAGGTGAAACTAGGAACAGCAATGGGGCTAGATCCTGAGTGGCTCTTAAGTGTACTTGCCTTTTAGAGCCGTTCCTAGGGGGCAATAGAAATTGATTAACGATCTCCAAAAAGAAAAATGGTACCGCATTTTGGACGCAGCCCAAAGCGTCTTCGCCCAGAAGGGATTCCACTATTCCACTGTGGAAGAAATCGCAGAAAAGGCTGGCGTGGGGAAGGGTACGGTATATCTTTACTTTCGAAGCAAGGAGGAAATCCTCAACTGCCTGATCACCACCCGCATGAATGATTTGAACGAGAAAATCCAGGCAACCACCCTACAAGGCACGAATACCCTTGATAGAATACGTAGGGCAATCACAGCTTGCTTTGAGTTCTGCCATGAATACCGGGAATTTGTCATTCTGCTCTACGGCCAATTGGGACTACTAGCTGAGTACATACCAAATGATGATCAGTTAGTGGGGGATTCCATATTGCTGGTGGAGGAAATCATGGAGCACGCCGCGGAAGATGAGATCAGATGGAGATGTGATACTGGTATTCTCTCCGCTGCCCTTAGGGGGATACTGCGCACAACCCTACTGGAATGGGCCATCAACCGAAACACCGAGCCTCCTCAGAAGGCTGCCGATGAGATTTTCAGACTGTTTTGTTACGGTGCAGTCGCATCGGTAAAAGATGAGTAGCTAAGCGATGTTTCTGTGGCAGTAGCCGTGAAAGCAGGAAGAATAGCTTCGTATATGGAACTATTAAACATGTCAGTGAGATAATCCGATTCCAGCGGGCGTGTCCGCATCAAACTATGATTACTTTGTTCTTGTATCTAAAAAACTTGATCACTAACGGGGCTTCGGTCTTGCTTGAACGAATGTTTGGATCGGCATAGAAGGGGACAAGGGCGTAGACCTGATAAGCAATGAAGCGCTACCTAATCTACACATTAATACTTCTTGGAGTGATCTTTCCTAGCCACCCTGACCCCCTTTTTGCCCAACCGAGAGCTTCCCAAGGTATCCTTGAACTACCTTCATGGGATTTCAGCCAACAAGGTTCCATAGCCCTACGGGGGCAATGGGAGTTCTACTGGAAACAGCTACTTGCCCCTGCGGATTTTGCTTCTTCTTCCCCCGAACTGACCGGATACATGGAGCTGCCCCGCCAATGGAACGGATATGTTGTCGACGGGGACCGCCTTCCGGGAGAGGGCTATGCCACCTTTCGTCTGCACGTCATCGCCCCTGGAGCCGACAGGATCATGGCTTTACACATACCCTATATGGGGACTGCATACAAGATGTGGATCAACGGGGAGCTCATAGCCGAAAACGGAGTTGTTGCTGACCGGAAGGCGAACATGGTCCCAGAGTACGCTCCATTGACTGTGCATTTCGTCTCTCTGGGCGAAACCACCGAGATCCTCGTGCAGATCTCTAACTTTCATCACCGCAGAGGCGGCATGTGGCAGCCGATCACCTTAGGTAATTGTGCGACCATCACCCGAGGGAGGGAACGCAGACA
This window contains:
- a CDS encoding efflux RND transporter permease subunit, encoding MNKEARANTVDVARKVQEAVASLQDMYAGQCQLSIVTDNSVFIEMSVDTVTSNAVVGGILAVLVLLLFLRNIGTTLIISVAIPISIIATFTLIYFNNMTLNLMSLGGLALGIGMLVDNAIVVIENIYRHVSEDSTPRVAAVKGTEQVSMAITASTLTTLAVFLPVVFIKGIASEIFTDLSLTITFSLASSLLVSLTLVPMLASRLLRATPHTDKAGGFWSTITGFLPRVIKVGSEKYARSLERLLKRRWMVVSVAVVLLLVSLGVFRTIGREFLPQMDEGTVLLQIQMPKGTTLEETNLVVMELERDLMNLEYITTVFAQVGSNVGGDNAKISAQLVPHDKRKITTAMAMEDIRLIAKDYPQAEITVAGVPVFGDMGIGETPFKVNLQGDDLDQLEDYALVLAEHLQEIRGLRDIRTSIEEPRIEAQVQVKRDKASTYGLSIYQIAASIRTAIHGQVATRYRSDGREIDVLVKLEDQPELGLGAIGDVPISTPLGTTVLLKEVADMNMVESVDRIDRQDQSRQISVQAQVANRSLSNIVAEAEKIIAELELPNEIDVVFGGDTQWMNEALGDLAKSLVLAVCLVYMIIASQFESLWQPLVILLSIPFAFVGVAWALFLTGKTINISSMIGVILLAGIVVNNGIVLIDYINQLRQEGHTREAAVILAGKTRLRPILMTTLTTVLGLLPLAVKTGAGGELESPMAIVAIGGLTVSTLLTLFLIPTMYTIMDDFVHNLVGLFPTRNKETISKEVHS
- a CDS encoding TolC family protein; translated protein: MNKRILVISATLIFLLGSSLGFAKEEHVTLEKATAVALENSLSLIAAQLELDDARLALDQARAENLVKPNPANLIQAEYNYDIARRKLLMTEFEVAMEVKQDYYTVLKAQDMVELTTKALELSERQLTVAKSKFAAGTGTQSEVINSVGAVAKSKANLAEAEGGYQLALLKFRQTLGVSLDAVYLPGALPTTEFEAYLPNLERDLDFALNNRVEVIQVNAGILAAQTQIEAFTNDYTPELALRRATVALRTTENMAKQLRYGITLELRQNYINLQTAQRKLEAEQESVKEAKENQRIAQRLLEANMATHDQVLASEVGLLQATINARHALYDYDLGVLKYQKAAAYPLKTLTDQEKEH
- a CDS encoding TetR/AcrR family transcriptional regulator — protein: MINDLQKEKWYRILDAAQSVFAQKGFHYSTVEEIAEKAGVGKGTVYLYFRSKEEILNCLITTRMNDLNEKIQATTLQGTNTLDRIRRAITACFEFCHEYREFVILLYGQLGLLAEYIPNDDQLVGDSILLVEEIMEHAAEDEIRWRCDTGILSAALRGILRTTLLEWAINRNTEPPQKAADEIFRLFCYGAVASVKDE
- a CDS encoding TolC family protein, translated to MRRKTTNLCLIVLLCTIVQIAQASEHPLCLGDAIDLVLTNHPSIKEKNADVAQMTTVIEQIEAGLGWRVDANADVAAEKASKLVQLPYKVNNEESVPEQVNTYIGTVAISRSLFPSPATKAQSTQAQLGKEGALWQLRLTQSNLIVDVVQSYYNVFRAKDALVLTQQALSNAKTAVQVAEDKRKAKTATERDVLLAKTEYLECQAGVTAAEHALDLALRQFTSLIGKPGLTLADIKSPGISIEAAKDPSPWQWTLDRAIEAALKHRPEINLAKIAISAKEQDLLNAKAQSRPTANLAASYQWGEQKQQVTSSIDSSGRFITALSKWDTNLPPLEPRELTDDEWSKIEESWEELFGPDFEWQPNREQINRLMNAGMEEIQPTEDNWNIAFKINLNIFDSGLVRKGVEKAQQEKEKAKANYELIAQLIELEVSASYNDLLQAHNRIQTVSSQLHQAQALYEDSLATKAYSALTPLEEKRLETLVLSEENALKQAYYDHEIAKVKLGTAMGLDPEWLLSVLAF